The following proteins come from a genomic window of Gallalistipes aquisgranensis:
- a CDS encoding uroporphyrinogen decarboxylase/cobalamine-independent methonine synthase family protein, whose product MTTAEKIVLHEKFWKGEGPSLLFIPPNDGLLYDMTDYVNRFHDPRLMWEGETARSRSAVGWPTDGIPSIRPNLGVIVVPALGGQDFEVTAESMPWPGRPMPFDEIRAIRDRNIADSPVYALLEGFYRNNDLNPDPEIRAYMADNQGVFDVAHLLCGDDIFYALMDPDRAAEVKEIMEVALDLFLRASRAMKEFNHEEPGSMIHGHGTPQGLYFPDAGIRISEDTATLLSPEMIDEVILPYVERSVEPFGGAFLHYCGLHPTLFDQLTGLSCIRAVDLGNPEKYDLEYLLERCARTGTVLYCRIPGLEGEHWRDYVTRVGRLVARTGARVVMRPLVVPGTREECEEMLGIWHELTAV is encoded by the coding sequence ATGACGACAGCGGAAAAAATCGTACTGCATGAAAAATTCTGGAAGGGCGAGGGTCCCAGCCTGCTCTTCATTCCCCCAAACGACGGCCTTCTTTACGACATGACCGATTACGTGAACCGGTTCCACGATCCCCGGCTGATGTGGGAGGGGGAGACAGCCCGTTCCCGCAGCGCGGTCGGCTGGCCGACGGACGGTATTCCCTCGATCCGGCCCAATCTGGGCGTGATCGTCGTGCCGGCCCTGGGCGGCCAGGACTTCGAGGTGACGGCGGAGAGCATGCCCTGGCCGGGCCGCCCGATGCCGTTCGACGAGATCCGGGCGATCCGGGACCGGAACATCGCCGACTCCCCGGTGTACGCCCTGCTGGAGGGATTCTACCGGAACAACGACCTGAATCCCGATCCGGAGATACGGGCCTACATGGCCGACAACCAGGGCGTTTTCGATGTGGCCCACCTGCTCTGCGGCGACGACATCTTCTATGCGCTGATGGATCCGGACCGGGCCGCGGAGGTGAAGGAGATCATGGAGGTCGCGCTCGACCTTTTCCTGCGGGCGTCCCGGGCCATGAAGGAGTTCAACCACGAGGAGCCCGGCAGCATGATCCACGGACACGGCACGCCGCAGGGGCTCTATTTTCCGGATGCGGGCATCCGCATCTCCGAAGATACGGCCACGCTTCTCTCGCCGGAGATGATCGACGAGGTGATCCTGCCCTATGTCGAGCGCTCCGTCGAGCCGTTCGGCGGTGCGTTTCTCCACTACTGCGGCCTGCATCCCACCCTTTTCGACCAGCTGACCGGACTCTCCTGTATCCGGGCGGTCGATCTGGGCAATCCCGAGAAATACGATCTGGAATATCTGCTGGAGCGGTGTGCCCGGACCGGCACCGTGCTCTACTGCCGCATCCCGGGCCTGGAGGGCGAACACTGGCGCGACTACGTCACGCGGGTGGGACGCCTCGTGGCCCGGACGGGCGCCCGGGTGGTGATGCGTCCCCTGGTCGTCCCCGGAACCCGTGAGGAGTGCGAGGAGATGCTCGGCATCTGGCACGAGCTGACCGCCGTCTGA
- a CDS encoding RagB/SusD family nutrient uptake outer membrane protein, giving the protein MKKTIHKISVLCACLSLFSACDLDVFPETSLSEPLFWKSESDFKNAANQLYSLLGHRFGDTRADDLYRNAVPDDISSGTWIVPATSADWTNPYKSIFAANRIIENAPAEESATGEINRFVAEARFFRAYNYHLLVCKYGDVPYMDRTAGDIDDPVLYLPRTPRAEITRKIYADLEWAAKYLPKPSKLDAKQYGRVTWSAAKALKARVALYEGTRAKFHGYGTPEEDLKIAYETAWEIMETKEHTLYKKGSTPYKDLFVYEGEGAGNTENIFVKVYGFPDNLLVTHNYAYQYFANFGVTRNFLNLYLTDEGLPYQDNPANEVTYNDYMDARDPRLVQTMARRGELFYHNYNFTPYEQSKTGFGTHKFVIRTGEQDQPSTLDCPLIRYAEVLLIYAEAKFEHDGSISDDDLELTVNQLRGRVGFGVKLTNDFVTEHQLDMRTEIRRERSVELALEGFRYDDLIRWKTAEEVLPQELYGAKFIQGEWGSKTEETLDENLSPDKLIIVQQKSGRFFNPERDYLYPIPTNDIAQSKQVIVQNPNWK; this is encoded by the coding sequence ATGAAAAAGACCATTCATAAAATATCCGTTCTCTGCGCATGCCTGTCGCTGTTTTCGGCATGCGACCTCGACGTCTTTCCGGAAACGTCCCTGAGCGAACCCCTGTTCTGGAAAAGCGAATCCGACTTCAAAAACGCGGCCAACCAGCTTTACAGCCTGCTGGGCCACCGATTCGGGGACACGCGCGCGGATGACCTCTACCGCAACGCCGTCCCCGACGATATCAGTTCCGGCACCTGGATCGTGCCGGCCACCAGCGCCGACTGGACCAACCCCTACAAGTCGATCTTCGCCGCCAATCGCATCATCGAAAACGCCCCGGCCGAAGAGAGCGCCACGGGCGAAATCAACCGTTTCGTCGCGGAAGCCCGCTTCTTCCGGGCCTACAACTACCACCTGCTCGTCTGCAAATACGGGGACGTCCCCTACATGGACCGCACGGCCGGAGACATAGACGATCCCGTGCTCTACCTGCCGCGCACCCCGCGGGCCGAGATCACCCGGAAAATCTACGCGGATCTGGAGTGGGCGGCGAAATACCTCCCGAAACCCTCGAAACTCGATGCCAAACAGTACGGACGGGTCACCTGGAGCGCAGCCAAGGCACTGAAGGCGCGGGTGGCGCTGTACGAAGGGACCCGGGCGAAGTTCCACGGCTACGGAACACCGGAAGAGGACCTGAAAATCGCCTACGAAACGGCGTGGGAAATCATGGAAACGAAAGAGCACACGCTGTACAAGAAAGGGAGCACGCCCTACAAGGACCTCTTCGTGTACGAGGGAGAGGGCGCCGGAAACACGGAAAACATCTTCGTGAAGGTGTACGGTTTCCCCGACAACCTGCTGGTGACGCACAACTACGCCTACCAATATTTCGCCAATTTCGGCGTCACGCGGAACTTCCTCAACCTCTACCTCACGGACGAGGGGCTTCCCTACCAGGACAATCCCGCCAACGAGGTGACCTACAACGACTACATGGACGCCCGGGATCCGCGGCTCGTGCAGACGATGGCCCGCAGGGGGGAGCTCTTCTACCACAACTACAACTTCACGCCCTACGAACAGTCCAAGACGGGCTTCGGCACCCATAAATTCGTCATCAGAACCGGCGAACAGGACCAGCCCTCGACGCTGGACTGCCCGCTCATCCGCTATGCCGAAGTCCTGCTGATCTATGCGGAAGCCAAATTCGAACACGACGGCTCCATTTCGGACGACGATCTGGAGCTGACGGTCAACCAGCTGCGCGGCCGGGTGGGATTCGGCGTGAAGCTGACCAACGACTTCGTCACCGAACACCAGCTCGACATGCGGACCGAGATCCGGCGGGAGCGCTCGGTGGAACTGGCCCTCGAAGGATTCCGGTACGACGACCTGATCCGTTGGAAAACGGCGGAGGAGGTTCTGCCGCAGGAACTCTACGGAGCGAAGTTCATCCAGGGAGAGTGGGGCTCCAAAACCGAGGAGACGCTCGACGAGAACCTCTCGCCCGACAAGCTGATCATCGTCCAGCAGAAGAGCGGTCGTTTCTTCAATCCGGAGAGGGACTACCTCTACCCCATTCCGACCAACGACATCGCCCAGAGCAAACAGGTGATCGTACAGAACCCGAACTGGAAATAA
- a CDS encoding nucleoside hydrolase, with product MKKTLSCSFIFYFNLFICLAGLASCAAQPEKAGREPVKVIFDNDMGNDIDDALAIDMLYKYADAGIIDLIGITSNKVEPASVEYIDILNNFYGYPDIPVGRLTGVEQYDRPNSYALQTAADPSYKRSIGNYDSLPESVDLLRRLLAAQQDSSVVIIATGFSTNLARLMDSKADASSELDGMELIRRKVKHLHMMAGDFRQENPIQEHNVVFDIPAAQHVYDSWPTPITTSPFDVGEKILYPVESILNDFGFTDKHPVVEAYKVYKKMPYSRPTWDLTSVLYAIEPDSGYFEVVGPGRVHVDGKSITTFTPEAGGPHFYLAADSLQRERIRNRFVEIITREPAALSRETER from the coding sequence ATGAAAAAGACTTTATCCTGTTCCTTTATTTTTTATTTTAATCTATTTATTTGTCTCGCGGGGCTCGCCTCGTGCGCCGCGCAGCCCGAAAAGGCCGGCAGGGAGCCCGTCAAGGTGATCTTCGACAACGACATGGGCAACGACATCGACGACGCACTGGCCATCGATATGCTCTACAAATACGCCGATGCGGGGATCATCGACCTGATCGGAATCACCTCGAACAAGGTGGAACCCGCCAGCGTGGAATACATCGACATTCTGAACAACTTCTACGGATACCCCGACATTCCGGTCGGACGGCTCACCGGCGTGGAACAGTACGACCGGCCCAACAGCTATGCCCTGCAGACCGCGGCGGACCCCTCCTACAAACGGAGCATCGGAAACTACGACTCCCTGCCCGAGAGCGTCGATCTGCTGCGGCGACTGCTCGCGGCGCAGCAGGACAGCTCGGTGGTCATCATAGCCACGGGATTCTCGACCAACCTCGCCCGGCTGATGGACTCGAAGGCGGACGCCAGCTCCGAACTGGACGGCATGGAGCTCATCCGCAGAAAAGTGAAACACCTGCACATGATGGCGGGCGACTTCCGGCAGGAGAACCCCATTCAGGAACATAACGTCGTGTTCGACATCCCGGCGGCGCAACACGTGTACGACAGCTGGCCGACGCCGATCACCACGAGCCCCTTCGACGTGGGCGAGAAGATCCTCTACCCGGTCGAGTCGATCCTGAACGACTTCGGGTTCACGGACAAACACCCCGTGGTGGAGGCCTACAAGGTCTACAAGAAGATGCCGTACAGCCGTCCCACCTGGGATCTGACCTCGGTGCTCTACGCGATCGAACCCGACAGCGGCTATTTCGAGGTCGTCGGCCCGGGCCGCGTGCATGTCGACGGGAAGTCGATCACCACCTTCACCCCCGAAGCCGGAGGCCCCCACTTCTATCTCGCGGCCGACAGCCTGCAGCGCGAACGGATCAGGAACCGTTTCGTCGAAATCATCACCCGGGAACCGGCCGCACTCTCCCGCGAAACCGAACGATAA
- a CDS encoding SUMF1/EgtB/PvdO family nonheme iron enzyme yields the protein MKTLQYIALGVLLAPAAVAQDTNVVPETVEIPAGFFYMGSNGLGHDYDEAPIHRVEITRPFRMGVTEVTNLQYEQFDPGHKRLRGKYGFSKEDDEAVVFVSWYDATAYCAWLSEKEGKTYRLPTEAEWEYAARAGNYYKYGWGGVFPDNMKKNNFATHHETYSFEPVDLHSMRGGRAHPLGLYDMHGNVEEWCLDWYGPYLPGTRTDPVGYADGEFRVTRGGSHSTPVEYLRSANRSAMLPGDKHYLTGFRVVQADYPKSTPLHRETPADRSVSQQTHVWHKADTAVFMEPVEFVKAPECGSGVPFYRHNHQPAVTWCPNGDLLAIWFSTDSEFGREMTVLSSRMEAGTNEWQRPKEFYKVPDRNMTGAALFHDKRNGTLIHMNGVEAAGWWRNLAVVMRKSHDNGATWTKGKLVLPEHCPGHQVIAGTFCRADGTLVQVCDAMPSMEGGSIVHTSDDGGETWRTRGEAGNGDFAAGKTGRSIAGIHAGVVELRNGDLFALGRTGNIPDKNGVPRMPVSVSKDGGETWTYSASVFPPIRGGQRLVLMRLDEGPILLVSFDPGTKDDSQPRGMYASLSYDEGKSWSPKKFITDGKHRFMDGGAWTGHFIMDSLHAEPKGYLAATQTPDGIIHLLSSKNHYRFNLRWLEQ from the coding sequence ATGAAAACGCTGCAATACATCGCTCTGGGAGTCCTCCTGGCCCCGGCCGCAGTCGCGCAAGACACGAACGTCGTGCCGGAAACCGTGGAGATTCCGGCCGGATTCTTCTACATGGGCTCCAACGGCCTGGGACACGACTACGACGAGGCTCCGATCCACCGCGTCGAGATCACCCGTCCGTTCCGGATGGGGGTCACGGAGGTGACCAACCTGCAATACGAACAATTCGACCCGGGCCATAAACGGCTGAGAGGCAAATACGGTTTTTCGAAGGAAGACGACGAGGCGGTGGTGTTCGTGTCGTGGTACGACGCGACGGCCTACTGCGCCTGGCTCTCGGAGAAGGAGGGAAAAACCTACCGCCTGCCCACGGAAGCCGAGTGGGAGTACGCGGCCCGCGCCGGGAATTATTACAAATACGGCTGGGGCGGCGTGTTCCCCGACAACATGAAGAAAAACAACTTCGCCACACACCACGAGACCTATTCGTTCGAGCCGGTCGACCTGCACAGCATGCGCGGGGGACGCGCCCATCCCCTCGGACTGTACGACATGCACGGCAACGTGGAGGAGTGGTGCCTCGACTGGTACGGACCCTACCTGCCCGGCACCCGGACCGATCCGGTGGGATATGCCGACGGGGAGTTCCGGGTGACCCGCGGAGGCAGCCACAGCACTCCCGTGGAGTATCTCCGTTCGGCCAACCGTTCGGCCATGCTGCCCGGGGACAAGCACTACCTGACCGGATTCCGGGTCGTGCAGGCCGACTATCCGAAAAGCACCCCCCTCCACCGGGAGACACCGGCGGACAGGAGCGTGTCGCAGCAAACGCACGTGTGGCACAAGGCGGACACGGCCGTATTCATGGAGCCCGTGGAGTTCGTCAAGGCTCCGGAGTGCGGCAGCGGAGTGCCCTTCTACCGGCACAACCACCAGCCGGCCGTCACGTGGTGTCCGAACGGGGACCTGCTGGCGATATGGTTCAGCACGGACAGCGAATTCGGACGGGAGATGACGGTGCTCAGTTCGCGCATGGAGGCCGGGACGAACGAGTGGCAGCGGCCGAAGGAGTTCTACAAGGTGCCCGACCGCAATATGACCGGCGCGGCGCTCTTCCACGACAAACGGAACGGGACCCTGATCCACATGAACGGGGTGGAGGCGGCCGGCTGGTGGCGCAACCTCGCGGTGGTGATGCGCAAAAGCCACGACAACGGCGCCACCTGGACCAAAGGCAAACTGGTGCTGCCGGAACACTGTCCGGGACACCAGGTCATCGCCGGCACGTTCTGCCGGGCCGACGGCACGCTCGTGCAGGTGTGCGACGCGATGCCCTCCATGGAGGGCGGCAGCATCGTCCACACGAGCGACGACGGAGGGGAGACCTGGAGGACCCGGGGAGAAGCGGGCAATGGCGACTTCGCCGCGGGGAAAACCGGCCGCTCCATCGCGGGCATCCACGCCGGCGTAGTGGAACTCAGGAACGGCGACTTGTTCGCACTCGGCCGCACCGGCAACATCCCCGACAAGAACGGAGTGCCGCGGATGCCCGTATCGGTCTCGAAGGACGGCGGGGAGACTTGGACCTACTCCGCCTCGGTCTTCCCGCCCATACGCGGCGGGCAGCGGCTCGTGCTCATGCGGCTCGACGAAGGGCCCATCCTGCTGGTCAGCTTCGACCCCGGGACGAAAGACGATTCGCAGCCCCGGGGCATGTACGCCTCCCTTTCCTACGACGAGGGAAAGAGCTGGAGCCCGAAAAAATTCATCACCGACGGCAAACACCGTTTCATGGACGGCGGGGCATGGACGGGACACTTCATCATGGACTCCCTGCACGCCGAACCCAAGGGTTACCTGGCCGCCACGCAGACCCCGGACGGAATCATCCACCTGCTCTCCAGCAAGAACCACTACCGGTTCAACCTCCGGTGGCTCGAACAGTAG
- a CDS encoding SusC/RagA family TonB-linked outer membrane protein — protein MSKFIRRLLLFLWLPLIPASALSQNATVRGKVTDTKGTPIAGATVIVKETNKGTITDAKGMFSLSAPKNGNLEISFLGYKKSALPIGGKTYLDIRLEEETTAMDEVIVVGYGTQKKINLTGAVAQIKGDQISNKPSTSVLSALQGEMPGLLVTQQSGQPGEEGMQLQIRGYSSANNVETLVLIDGIEGSLETVNPNDIESISVLKDAASASIYGYKAAGGVVLVTTKQAKAGKVKVSYNGSYSITMQGRMPKRLDSWEEYEIVTRASDGGIIDYQSMEYYKNPNLEALIAGDTKLGYYANTDWVDIGLKSVSNMQRHSLSLRGGTKQLSYSLSMGYYKRDGFIKYGPDSNDRANMRLNMTSRLNRYLTVDLKLTGDRSEVKENAFTSKGVMAKIYRSRTRSTVYFPQDEDPIPNGNIYAGQDADNPIDIMRNAGTRSTVNNDFSGQLALTVRNVLPGLKGTFSASRKYRAALHDRKTHQINWYSRGTILHRQSQTIPNGVLKQRDNTYTDLFRGVLDYDRSIRKRHNFQVMAGVEYEHYVLNRMNASKDYQPDGIYSLNFGNAASAKAADEIRESKTQSVFGRFNYNYREKYLLEANLRYDGSSRLAPENRWKLFPSVALGWVVSKERFLRNVKAIDMLKVRASWGQLGNATAIGYYDYIPVVEDGTTIFGGGMESTNYVATLASLQKTWETIEIQNIGLDLALLNQRLQFSGDYYVKRNKNMLSQTKWVPSLIGVNVPYLNVGELKTWGWEFEITWRDRIGKDFNYFVSFNLSDSQNKLVKYEGENIVGEGIVQLLQGYPMNTIWGYRTNGLFQEKPSSEVANYQPGKSLTGAGDVIYVNRDDDPNITIGDGTPANPGDLVVLGTTDPRYTFGLNLGFEWKRFSFSVMLQGVGKRKFLLDEETLNPTAGSLYQAVDFHRDYWTPDNRDAFFPRPVYKGGSYNYKPSDRWIQDGSYIRLKNIQIGYTIPIKKSFIENLNVYVSGDNLYEWTNTWKSFDPEAPAIASSQEWYAFFRSVSFGLNLTF, from the coding sequence ATGAGCAAATTCATCAGACGACTACTGCTTTTCCTGTGGCTGCCGCTCATTCCGGCGTCCGCCCTGTCGCAGAACGCGACTGTCAGGGGAAAGGTGACGGACACGAAAGGGACGCCGATCGCCGGCGCCACCGTGATCGTCAAGGAGACCAACAAGGGCACCATTACCGATGCCAAAGGAATGTTCAGCCTGAGCGCACCCAAAAACGGCAACCTCGAAATCTCCTTCCTCGGCTATAAGAAGAGCGCCCTGCCGATCGGCGGAAAGACCTATCTCGACATCCGGCTCGAAGAGGAGACCACGGCGATGGACGAGGTGATCGTGGTGGGATACGGCACCCAGAAGAAGATCAACCTCACGGGCGCCGTGGCCCAGATCAAGGGCGACCAGATATCCAACAAGCCCAGCACCAGCGTCCTCTCCGCCCTGCAGGGCGAAATGCCCGGCCTGCTGGTGACCCAGCAGAGCGGCCAGCCCGGCGAGGAGGGCATGCAGCTCCAGATCCGGGGATACTCCTCAGCCAACAACGTGGAGACCCTCGTGCTGATCGACGGCATCGAAGGATCGCTGGAGACGGTCAACCCGAACGACATCGAGTCGATCTCCGTGCTGAAGGACGCGGCCTCCGCCTCGATCTACGGATACAAGGCGGCGGGCGGCGTGGTTCTGGTGACGACCAAGCAGGCCAAGGCCGGCAAGGTAAAGGTCTCCTACAACGGCTCTTACAGCATCACGATGCAGGGGCGTATGCCCAAACGGCTCGATTCGTGGGAAGAGTACGAGATCGTGACCCGCGCCAGCGACGGGGGCATCATCGACTACCAGTCGATGGAATACTACAAGAATCCCAACCTCGAGGCGCTGATCGCCGGCGACACGAAGCTGGGCTATTACGCCAACACGGACTGGGTGGACATCGGCCTCAAGTCGGTCAGCAACATGCAGCGCCACTCCCTCTCGCTGCGGGGCGGAACCAAGCAGCTGAGCTACTCGCTGTCGATGGGCTACTACAAGCGGGACGGCTTCATCAAATACGGACCCGACAGCAACGACCGGGCGAACATGCGTCTGAACATGACCTCCCGGCTGAACCGGTACCTCACCGTCGACCTGAAGCTGACCGGCGACCGCTCCGAAGTGAAGGAGAACGCCTTCACCTCGAAGGGCGTGATGGCCAAGATATACCGCAGCCGCACCCGCTCAACCGTCTATTTCCCGCAGGACGAGGACCCCATTCCCAACGGGAACATCTACGCCGGGCAGGACGCCGACAACCCGATCGACATCATGCGGAACGCCGGGACGAGAAGCACCGTCAACAACGACTTCTCGGGCCAGCTGGCGCTCACCGTGCGCAACGTGCTCCCCGGACTCAAGGGAACCTTCAGCGCCTCCCGGAAATACCGGGCCGCGCTCCACGACCGGAAGACCCACCAGATCAACTGGTACAGCCGGGGGACCATCCTGCACCGCCAGTCGCAGACGATCCCCAACGGAGTGCTCAAGCAGCGGGACAACACCTACACGGACCTGTTCCGCGGCGTGCTGGACTACGACCGGTCCATCCGCAAGCGCCACAACTTCCAGGTGATGGCCGGCGTGGAGTACGAACACTACGTACTGAACCGGATGAACGCCAGCAAGGACTACCAGCCCGACGGCATCTATTCGCTCAACTTCGGCAACGCGGCCTCGGCCAAAGCCGCCGACGAGATCCGCGAGTCCAAAACGCAGTCGGTGTTCGGCCGCTTCAACTACAACTACCGGGAAAAATACCTGCTCGAAGCCAACCTGCGCTACGACGGCAGTTCGCGCCTGGCTCCGGAGAACCGATGGAAACTCTTCCCCTCGGTGGCCCTGGGCTGGGTCGTCAGCAAGGAGCGGTTCCTGCGGAACGTGAAGGCCATCGACATGCTGAAAGTGCGGGCGTCATGGGGACAGCTGGGCAACGCCACCGCAATCGGGTACTACGACTATATCCCGGTGGTGGAAGACGGAACCACCATCTTCGGCGGAGGCATGGAGTCCACGAACTACGTCGCTACGCTCGCCTCCCTCCAGAAGACCTGGGAGACGATCGAGATACAGAACATCGGCCTGGACCTCGCCCTGCTGAACCAGCGGCTCCAGTTCTCCGGCGACTACTACGTCAAACGTAACAAGAACATGCTCTCCCAGACCAAGTGGGTCCCTTCGCTGATCGGAGTGAACGTCCCCTACCTCAACGTGGGTGAACTGAAGACCTGGGGATGGGAGTTCGAGATCACGTGGAGAGACCGCATCGGAAAGGACTTCAACTACTTCGTGTCGTTCAACCTCTCCGACAGCCAGAACAAGCTGGTGAAGTACGAAGGGGAGAACATCGTGGGCGAAGGGATCGTGCAGCTGTTGCAGGGCTACCCCATGAACACGATCTGGGGCTACCGGACCAACGGGCTCTTCCAGGAGAAACCCTCGAGCGAAGTGGCCAACTACCAGCCGGGCAAGAGCCTCACCGGCGCCGGCGACGTGATCTACGTCAACCGGGACGACGACCCCAACATCACCATCGGCGACGGTACGCCCGCCAATCCCGGCGACCTGGTCGTGCTGGGCACCACCGACCCGCGCTACACCTTCGGGCTCAACCTGGGCTTCGAGTGGAAACGGTTCAGCTTCTCGGTCATGCTCCAGGGAGTCGGGAAACGGAAATTCCTGCTGGACGAGGAGACCCTGAACCCGACCGCGGGCTCCCTCTACCAGGCCGTGGATTTCCACCGCGACTACTGGACGCCAGACAACCGCGACGCCTTCTTCCCGCGGCCCGTGTACAAGGGAGGCTCCTACAACTACAAGCCCTCGGACCGCTGGATCCAGGACGGATCGTACATCCGGCTGAAAAACATACAGATCGGGTACACCATTCCGATCAAGAAAAGCTTCATCGAGAACCTCAACGTCTACGTCTCCGGCGACAACCTCTACGAATGGACGAACACCTGGAAATCGTTCGATCCGGAGGCTCCGGCCATCGCCAGCAGTCAGGAGTGGTATGCATTCTTCCGTTCCGTATCGTTCGGACTCAACCTCACCTTTTAA